The following coding sequences lie in one Gadus macrocephalus chromosome 1, ASM3116895v1 genomic window:
- the chrna4b gene encoding neuronal acetylcholine receptor subunit alpha-4b: protein MMTTNVWVKQEWNDYKLQWKPQDYENVTSIRIPSEIIWRPDIVLYNNADGDFAVTHLTKAHLFHDGHIKWTPPAIYKSSCSIDVTFFPFDQQNCKMKFGSWTYDRAKIDLVSMSNQVDQMDYWESGEWVIINAVGKYNTKKYECCIEIYPDITYYFIIRRLPLFYTINLIIPCLLISCLTVLVFYLPSQCGEKITLCISVLLSLTVFLLLITEIIPSTSLVIPLIGEYLLFTMIFVTLSIIITVFVLNVHHRSPKTHGMPHWVRRVFLDVVPRVLFMKRPPTTAKQNCKKLIEMLHRPTVNATPGSSQSLWANMDTRVGVMNQLVDSLSSSPSQSPDILVCSPSPPPSPMLGLDLGEHPLKPQLSRRCSPSSSSGGGGGGGGGGGGGQYSVFQDRSRRGSRSPSGSLGPTLSLGPTLSLVALAAAPGPEPKPLAQNGRSLSAEGVAGVEGGGLAADVHRCRSGSFQFCCLHDDAAAAAGPARGAAGGSRNPALKELAAEGTPEPGKEAGLRPDLGISVLSPAVQRAIEGVQYIADHLRAEDADFSVKEDWKYVAMVIDRIFLWMFVLVCILGSVGLFLPAWLAGMI from the exons ATGATGACGACCAACGTGTGGGTCAAGCAG GAGTGGAATGACTACAAGCTCCAGTGGAAACCGCAGGACTACGAGAACGTCACGTCCATCCGCATCCCGTCTGAGATCATCTGGAGGCCGGACATCGTGCTCTACAACAA CGCCGACGGGGACTTCGCCGTGACCCACCTGACCAAGGCGCACCTGTTCCACGACGGCCACATCAAGTGGACGCCGCCGGCCATCTACAAGTCGTCGTGCAGCATCGACGTCACCTTCTTCCCCTTCGACCAGCAGAACTGCAAGATGAAGTTCGGCTCGTGGACGTACGACCGCGCCAAGATCGACCTGGTCAGCATGTCCAACCAGGTGGACCAGATGGACTACTGGGAGAGCGGCGAGTGGGTGATCATCAACGCCGTGGGCAAGTACAACACCAAGAAGTACGAGTGCTGCATCGAGATCTACCCGGACATCACCTACTACTTCATCATCCGCCGGCTGCCCCTCTTCTACACCATCAACCTCATCATCCCCTGCCTGCTCATCTCCTGCCTGACGGTGCTGGTCTTCTACCTGCCCTCGCAGTGCGGCGAGAAGATCACGCTGTGCATCTCGGTGCTGCTGTCGCTCACCGTGTTCCTGCTGCTCATCACCGAGATCATCCCGTCCACCTCGCTGGTGATCCCGCTCATCGGCGAGTACCTCCTCTTCACCATGATCTTCGTCACgctcagcatcatcatcaccgtGTTCGTGCTCAACGTGCACCACCGCTCGCCCAAGACCCACGGCATGCCCCACTGGGTGCGCCGGGTCTTCCTGGACGTGGTTCCCCGCGTCCTCTTCATGAAGCGCCCGCCCACCACCGCCAAGCAGAACTGCAAGAAGCTGATCGAGATGCTGCACCGGCCCACCGTCAACGCCACGCCGGGCAGCTCCCAGTCGCTGTGGGCCAACATGGACACGCGCGTGGGCGTGATGAACCAGCTGGTGGACTCGCTGTCCTCCTCGCCGTCCCAGAGCCCCGACATCCTGGTGTGCTCGCCGTCGCCGCCGCCCTCCCCCATGCTGGGTCTGGACCTGGGGGAGCACCCGCTGAAGCCCCAGCTCTCCCGTcgctgctccccctcctcctcctccggcggcggcggaggcgggggcggaggcggaggcggcggccaGTACTCCGTGTTCCAGGACCGCTCGCGCCGGGGGTCCCGCTCCCCGTCCGGCTCCCTGGGGCCCACCCTGTCCCTGGGGCCCACCCTGTCCCTGGTGGCCCTGGCCGCGGCCCCCGGCCCCGAGCCGAAGCCGCTGGCGCAGAACGGCCGCTCGCTGAGCGCCGAGGGCGTCGCCGGCGTCGAGGGGGGCGGGCTCGCGGCCGACGTGCACCGCTGCCGCTCGGGGAGCTTCCAGTTCTGCTGTCTCCATGAcgacgcggcggcggcggctggccCGGCCCGGGGGGCCGCCGGGGGGAGCAGGAACCCGGCCCTGAAGGAGCTCGCCGCGGAGGGGACCCCAGAGCCCGGGAAGGAGGCGGGGCTCCGGCCCGACTTGGGGATCTCCGTGCTGTCCCCGGCCGTGCAGCGGGCCATCGAGGGGGTGCAGTACATCGCGGACCACCTCAGGGCGGAGGACGCCGACTTCTCG gtgaAGGAGGACTGGAAGTACGTGGCCATGGTCATCGACCGCATCTTCCTCTGGATGTTCGTCCTGGTGTGCATCCTGGGCTCCGTCGGGCTTTTCCTGCCCGCCTGGCTGGCGGGAATgatttag
- the LOC132459051 gene encoding potassium voltage-gated channel subfamily KQT member 2-like: MALLCPPPAGQGRQDILIEKCPCLYSLEASFPGEEMGDDKNCDCDFYQELSPGIKVTIRAICIMKFQVAKRRFKESLRPYDVMDVIEQYSAGHLDMLCRIKNLQCRVDQIVGKSMKDGDTTEDGSMMGRLGRVEKQVCCMDRKLDFLVHAYVQRMGIPRSETEAFFSSKEPYPAPPYHSPEARDKGEQEQENKKKEEEEQQKAEEEEEEEEEEVRAEKELKVYSAVEVMCSEGSVERRDTPLGGQSANGSLGTPSISHRPTTSWQHQLQHPLAQPAWGSSMANTPSPVGGSGEQSPTLYRLPPPPASTHDRSVSSAHTAGGGGGGGGGGRESGRESGRDSGSQSRRRHRRPRGPQEQPPAAAAVAESDTSVSIPSVDHEELERSFSGFSISQAKEDFFGPSFYAGPGGGRGRGRGRDAGGATRCAKVRPFLAEGESDTDSELYAPSPQAYTPDGAYLERGWPGHH, translated from the exons ATGGCTCTGCTTTgtcctccccctgctggccaggGGAGACAAGACATACTGATCGAGAAGTGTCCTTGTCTTTATTCCTTAGAGGCCAGTTTTCCCGGAGAGGAAATGGGTGATGATAAGAATTGCGACTGTGATTTTTACCAAGAACTATCGCCGGGCATAAAGGTCACCATCAGAGCTATCTG CATCATGAAGTTCCAGGTCGCCAAGAGAAGGTTTAAGGAGAGCCTGCGTCCCTACGACGTCATGGACGTCATCGAGCAGTACTCCGCGGGACACCTGGACATGCTGTGTCGCATCAAGAACCTCCAGTGCAG AGTGGACCAGATAGTGGGCAAGAGCATGAAGGACGGAGACACCACCGAGGACGGCAGCATGATGGGGCGCCTGGGGAGGGTGGAGAAACAG GTGTGCTGCATGGACCGCAAACTGGACTTCCTGGTGCACGCGTACGTGCAGCGCATGGGCATCCCCCGCTCGGAGACGGAGGCCTTCTTCAGCTCCAAGGAGCCCTACCCAGCGCCCCCCTACCACAGCCCCGAGGCCAGGGACAAGGgcgagcaggagcaggagaacaagaagaaggaggaggaggagcagcagaaggcggaggaggaggaggaggaggaggaagaggaggtgagggcCGAGAAGGAGCTGAAGGTCTACTCGGCGGTGGAGGTGATGTGCTCGGAGGGCTCGGTGGAGCGGAGGGACACCCCGCTGGGGGGCCAGTCCGCCAACGGCTCCCTGGGGACCCCCTCCATCAGCCACCGGCCCACCACCTCCTGGCAGCACCAGCTGCAGCACCCGCTGGCCCAGCCCGCCTGGGGCAGCAGCATGGCCAACACCCCCTCGCCTGTAGGGGGCAGCGGGGAGCAGTCCCCCACGCTGTACCGCCTGCCGCCTCCGCCCGCCTCAACCCACGACCGCTCCGTCTCCAGCGCCCACACggcggggggcggcggcggcggcggcgggggggggcgggagagcgggagggagagcgggCGGGACAGCGGCTCCCAGAGCAGGCGGCGCCACcggcggccccggggcccgcagGAGCAgccgccggcggcggcggcggtggcggagaGCGACACCTCGGTGTCCATCCCCTCCGTGGACCACGAGGAGCTGGAGCGCTCCTTCAGCGGCTTCAGCATCTCCCAGGCCAAGGAGGACTTCTTCGGGCCATCCTTCTACGCCGGCCCCGGCGGCGGGCGAGGGCGAGGCCGAGGGCGGGACGCCGGGGGGGCGACGCGATGCGCCAAGGTCCGGCCCTTCCTGGCGGAGGGCGAGTCGGACACGGACTCTGAACTGTACGCCCCCTCGCCGCAGGCGTACACCCCAGACGGGGCCTACCTGGAGAGGGGCTGGCCTGGACACCACTAG